The sequence AGATTGTTTTGTTGACTTATTACCATGTTTacacttttatttttcgaacCCCCTAAATGAAAATTATGGATTCGCCACGACTGGGGATATCAATCCCGAGTCATTCGTATGTATGGATAACCATCCTCCAAATCAACTGAGTCATCCAAAGGACAGTATAATTATCtgatgaaaatataatttgtttaatttgaaCGGATTTATGATCTGCTTCatcattcatttatttcattaattttaactCAACATATCCATTTGACAGTTAGGTGTGAGTTATGTCAATGAGGCGGGGGCGGGTTGAAGtgggtttttaaaaattaatgtggGTCGGGGCGCGTTGTgggtatatgtgattttatgtaggtttgaatttaattttaaattttttacatgTTATAAGAGTAATAGagcattatttattaagataatatcgtcaaaactactaaaatattcaaactaGTAAATGAGAAtggttcaataaaaaataattcaattacttacGTGtcctttaaaaatataaaattctaagtcattatcttattaaattaatacaacttattcaaaaaaaattatttttaatatcattaactagaaaagaatatttaaaaatattatgaggAACGAGGTAGGACTAGTTGAAAATGTAAAAGGATTATGTGGGGCGAAGCGAAACAGatcaaaaattttattgattaagcTCAACCCACTCACCCGACCCTACTCAACACCGTCCAATTGCCATCCCTATTATCTACAGTAGTGATGATCTTGTGGATGTAGTCAATTTAACAACCCTTCAGGTAATTAATGTCTTATATGGTTTATTATAGTGTTATATAGATAATGTAAGAGCCGTTCAAATTGACATAAATAagtgtatatatacatgtcAAGGCCATTGCCATTATTCaccaaacacacacacacaaaaaaagaagCTTGCTAGCTACTTACAAGTTACAAGAATATGAAAAGCGTGAAATTAGTATCTGAGTTGCCCAATTTAAAAGCAGTACCTCGTAATTACTATGTTGATAATCATCTtaaatattcatcatcatcCATTATTGACACTAATCATGATGATTCATTAATCCCCATCATTGATTTTTCCCTCCTTTCCTCAAAAGACCCTTATCAACACTCCAAAGTCATTCAACAACTTGGTAGAGCTTGTCAACAATGGGGATTTTTCATGGTACGTAGTTAGCATTAATTAATTGatcttgtaaaaaaaatatttgtgctATTGCATTAGTTGCACATGCATGAATTGAAAGAATATAATGCCAAATTCAATCATGCATATGGGAGTTCGACGTGCTTCCTTCGCTTTAACATATCgtaatatttatcaaatttgtgTGACTATAAAACATTTTGATTATTTCTAAATACTAAAGTGCAATATTTGTTCTATTTAAAAAGCGGAATTGAATGAGTGCAGGTTGTGAACCATGGTATAGAAGAAAGTTTGATGAAGGAGTTGATTGGGGTGATAAAAGAATTTTTCTTAATGGGAGAGGAGGACAAATGGAGATACAAAGGGGAAAAAGTGTTTGATCCAATAAAGTATGGAACTAGCTTTAATTGTACTTCTAATCACGACATCACTACTACTTCTTATTGGAGAGATTACCTTAAACTCTCTATTCATCCTCAACTTCATTGCCCCGACCAACCCAATAATTTgaggtatttttttttctgtctcaatttatgtgttaccgataatatttaattaattaaattgattacTACTTTGAAAAATGCACGTTTTGATTTTATCCATGAAACGtcacaaaacaaataaatctGTTCAATGGGTCACTCATGTCGGAGTTGGGCCTGTGCGACTGCGACcatttttcaagtttaaatatttAGCCGCtcaatcaaaaatatttatatcgtcgacaaaacatatcataagtTTATATAATTACTATATTTTGTATGGTTTAATTTTACAGAGAAGTTTTGGGTGAGTATGGTGAGAAATCGAGAAAAGTGGCAAGAAAATTACTATCAGGAATATCAGAAAGCTTAGGATTGGAAGAAGAGTTGATGAATAAATCACTTGATCTGGACTCGGGTTACGAGGTGTTTGTTGCAAATTATTATCCAGCATGTCCACAGCCCGAACTTGTAATGGGCCTTCCACCCCATTCTGATTTTGGACTTTTAACTTTTCTTATACAAAATGATGTTGGAGGATTACAAATACAACACAATGGAAAATGGATCAACATCAATCCCATTCCCAACTCTATTTTGGTTAACACTGGCGATCATCTCGAGGtacaaaaaaagaattttagttaGTCCACAATCTAAAAATGTTAATAACATCTTATAGATGTATACACTGATTATACactttttatatgttatgtatacACCTGCGACAACACCACACTATTATTACAGCTAGgagtggatttttttttttccagatggTTGTGCAAAATGTTAAAATTTACTAGGTGCAATgtgatatataatttatttatttttgggacAGATATTTACGAATGGAAAGTACAAGAGTGTTTTGCACCGAGCGGTAGTGAACAAAATGGAAAGGATATCTATAGGAATTGCAAATTGCCCAGCTATGAATGCCACAGTGAGTCCAGCTGCTTCACCTCTAATCCAAAATGAGAGGTTTCCACCACTTTATCTACCCAAGAAATACAGTGAATATGTGGAGATGCAGCAGACAAATCCACTTGATGGAAAGTCATGTTTGGACAAAATCAAGATTAATTCACCaccattaaaataattttaaaaaaaagaactttatttctttttgtttcagtCGACTTGTCTCAAGAAAtatgtactcttttttttttcatatatgtacTCGTAATTAAATACCAATTTggcaataaaaagaaaaaaacaaaaatgattgaGGTGTCTTAAACCTTCACTTTTTCTTTACCTTTTTTATGACCTTGGGAAATAGAGAGTTAAGTAAGCAACAACATTTactctctctctttttgg comes from Solanum pennellii chromosome 1, SPENNV200 and encodes:
- the LOC107013120 gene encoding protein DMR6-LIKE OXYGENASE 2-like, with the protein product MKSVKLVSELPNLKAVPRNYYVDNHLKYSSSSIIDTNHDDSLIPIIDFSLLSSKDPYQHSKVIQQLGRACQQWGFFMVVNHGIEESLMKELIGVIKEFFLMGEEDKWRYKGEKVFDPIKYGTSFNCTSNHDITTTSYWRDYLKLSIHPQLHCPDQPNNLREVLGEYGEKSRKVARKLLSGISESLGLEEELMNKSLDLDSGYEVFVANYYPACPQPELVMGLPPHSDFGLLTFLIQNDVGGLQIQHNGKWININPIPNSILVNTGDHLEIFTNGKYKSVLHRAVVNKMERISIGIANCPAMNATVSPAASPLIQNERFPPLYLPKKYSEYVEMQQTNPLDGKSCLDKIKINSPPLK